The following coding sequences are from one Oncorhynchus kisutch isolate 150728-3 linkage group LG23, Okis_V2, whole genome shotgun sequence window:
- the LOC109868144 gene encoding NMDA receptor synaptonuclear signaling and neuronal migration factor-like yields the protein MGTVVSKRKNLRNDAISSVAAKVRAARAFGEYLSHTHPENQNGSAHLLSDTFVGPDSDSPGGVRHHNNNHPYPHGGSPALPESSLVKSPLGHLQPPPPSITTTKTRLSLERSFSAEEDQQKCVECALQPARVYTITGEHSMLGSNRGSKESLELEVLKGASTLVQPSTSPSSTSSPTQHHLRHGHRGNTHRDDGSHRHGNPVAGGSSSNHHTLAVTGGGAAHHGHHGSHHHLSQQPLSSSVSAHNIRSWGEGGKGGSREDCSLNMALDSSGAPSRSQGSLDLESSREAGKQHRLLERMWSVDRMTGLEREDNNWYPKENMFSFQTASTTMQAISNFRKHLRMVGSRRMKAQTFAERRAKSFNRSWSDPTPVKNDSSHDTRDSGDLPASCGTLDEGEREDLDWEEEREMERLACEGDDFIPPKIMLISSKVPKAEYVPTIIRRDDPSIIPILYDHEHATFDDILEEIDKKLTAYRRGSRIWRMLIFCQGGPGHLYLLKNKVATFAKVEKEEDMSQFWRRLSRFMSKVNPEPNLIHIMGCYVLGNPNGEKLFQKLKNLMRPYSIQFESPLELSAQGKEIIEMYFDFRLFRLWKTRQHSKLLDYEDLL from the exons AGCAGCGCGAGCATTTGGAGAGTACCTGTCCCACACACACCCTGAGAACCAAAACGGATCAG CCCATCTCCTGTCTGACACGTTTGTGGGCCCAGACTCTGACTCCCCTGGTGGTGTCcgtcaccacaacaacaaccatcCATATCCCCACGGGGGTTCTCCAGCCCTCCCTGAGTCCAGCCTGGTGAAATCTCCGCTGGGCCACCTCCAGCCCCCGCccccctccatcaccaccaccaagACCCGCCTGTCTCTGGAGCGCAGCTTCTCAGCCGAAGAGGACCAGCAGAAGTGTGTGGAGTGTGCCCTGCAGCCTGCCCGTGTCTACACCATCACCGGAGAGCACAGTATGCTGGGTAGCAACCGGGGCAGCAAGGAGAGCCTGGAGCTGGAAGTGCTGAAGGGGGCGTCGACCCTGGTCcagccctccacctccccctcctccacctcctcccccacccAGCACCACCTTCGCCATGGACACCGTGGCAACACTCATCGCGACGATGGGAGCCATCGTCACGGCAACCCTGTTGCCGGCGGCAGCAGCAGCAACCACCACACCCTGGCTGTTACCGGCGGGGGTGCTGCCCACCATGGTCACCAtggcagccaccaccacctgtccCAGCAGCCCCTGTCAAGCTCGGTCAGCGCCCACAACATCCGCAGCTGGGGTGAGGGGGGAAAGGGGGGCTCGCGGGAGGACTGCAGCCTCAACATGGCCTTGGACTCTAGCGGGGCTCCATCCCGTAGCCAGGGCTCCCTGGATCTAGAGAGCTCCCGCGAGGCAGGCAAGCAACACAGACTCCTTGAGAGGATGTGGAGTGTGGACCGGATGACTGGGCTGGAGAGAG AGGACAACAACTGGTACCCAAAAGAAAATATGTTCAGCTTTCAGACTGCTTCTACCACCATGCAGGC GATATC GAACTTCCGGAAGCATCTTAGAATGGTGGGCAGCAGGAGAATGAAGGCACAGA CATTTGCCGAGCGTAGAGCGAAGAGTTTCAACCGCTCCTGGAGTGACCCCACCCCTGTCAAGAATGACTCTTCACATGACACCAGAGACA GTGGGGACCTGCCAGCCTCTTGTGGGACTCTGGATGAGGGGGAGCGTGAGGACCtagactgggaggaggagagggagatggagagactggCCTGTGAGGGAGATGACTTCATCCCACCCAAAATTATG cTGATCTCCTCCAAAGTCCCCAAGGCAGAGTACGTTCCCACCATCATCCGCAGGGATGACCCCTCAATCATCCCCATCCTCTAT GACCATGAACATGCTACGTTTGATGATATCCTCG AGGAGATTGACAAGAAGCTAACAGCCTACAGGAGAGGCAGCAGAATCTGGAGGATGCTCATCTTCTGTCAG GGAGGTCCAGGGCATCTGTACCTGTTGAAGAATAAAGTGGCCACATTCGCCaaggtggagaaagaggaggacatGAGTCA GTTCTGGAGGAGGCTGAGTCGGTTTATGAGCAAAGTGAACCCTGAACCCAACCTCATCCACATTATGGGCTGCTACGTCCTAGGAAACCCCAATGGAGAGAAG CTGTTCCAGAAGCTAAAGAACCTGATGAGGCCTTACTCCATCCAATTTGAGTCACCACTGGAGCTGTCCGCACAGG